A genomic stretch from Corynebacterium sp. 21KM1197 includes:
- a CDS encoding alpha-glucosidase → MQKNERQWWHDAVVYQIYPRSFRDSNGDGIGDIPGIMQQLPYLKELGVDVIWLCPVYRSPNDDNGYDISDYRDIMTEFGTLDDFDALLAAAHDQGLRIMMDLVVNHTSDEHEWFLHSRESRDNPYRDYYIWKDPAGYAEDDTPLPPNNWGSEFGGSAWEWDAHTGQFYLHMFSRKQPDLNWENPAVREEIFEMIRWWQDRGVDGWRVDAIGTADKPEGFPDDPYQEPGRVTSSMRFVNNRPKVHTWLHMMNREAWSRGGSAGEASISNTGIVTVGELAGPTPEDGVLYTAPEREELSQIIHFEHVSLGNDPRFDKWSLQRPGLVELKRVLDSWQRGLHGKGWNALYWDNHDQPRAVSRFGDDRPEFREASAKALATALYLQQGTPYIYQGQELGMTNVEFPSIEDYRDLDSVNWYRTVVEERGELSAEEALARVHARGRDNARTPMQWNAQPQAGFSGEVPQVQPWIAVNPRYPEINAAAQQDDPASVLNYYRRLLRLRKGTLREVVREGSYEPLAADDPRVYAYQRVWGGKRLVVAVNFTSREAACPPEVHAALGEDEALLSNYEEAATTSALRPWEARVVLREAREV, encoded by the coding sequence ATGCAGAAGAATGAACGCCAGTGGTGGCATGACGCGGTGGTGTACCAGATTTATCCGCGCAGTTTCCGCGATTCCAATGGCGATGGCATAGGCGATATTCCGGGGATCATGCAGCAGTTGCCCTACCTCAAGGAATTGGGGGTGGACGTGATATGGCTGTGCCCGGTGTATCGCTCGCCCAATGACGATAATGGCTACGATATTTCCGATTATCGGGACATCATGACGGAGTTTGGCACCCTCGATGATTTTGATGCGCTGCTTGCCGCCGCCCACGATCAGGGCTTGAGGATCATGATGGACCTGGTGGTCAATCACACCTCGGACGAGCACGAGTGGTTCCTGCACTCCCGGGAAAGCAGGGATAACCCCTACCGGGATTACTACATCTGGAAGGACCCGGCCGGATACGCGGAGGACGACACGCCGCTGCCGCCGAATAATTGGGGCTCGGAGTTCGGTGGTTCCGCTTGGGAATGGGACGCGCACACGGGGCAGTTTTACCTGCACATGTTCTCCCGCAAGCAGCCGGATTTGAATTGGGAAAACCCGGCGGTGCGCGAGGAGATCTTTGAGATGATCCGCTGGTGGCAGGATCGCGGCGTAGACGGCTGGCGGGTGGATGCCATTGGTACGGCGGATAAGCCCGAGGGTTTCCCCGATGATCCCTACCAGGAGCCGGGTCGGGTGACCTCCTCCATGCGCTTTGTGAACAACCGGCCTAAGGTGCACACCTGGCTGCACATGATGAACCGTGAGGCTTGGTCGCGCGGCGGAAGCGCAGGAGAGGCGTCGATAAGCAACACCGGAATCGTGACCGTGGGGGAACTTGCCGGGCCCACCCCGGAGGACGGCGTGCTGTACACCGCCCCGGAGCGAGAGGAACTCAGCCAGATCATTCACTTTGAGCACGTGAGCCTGGGCAACGATCCGCGCTTTGATAAGTGGAGCCTTCAGCGCCCCGGCCTGGTGGAGCTAAAGCGGGTGCTGGATTCCTGGCAGCGGGGGCTGCACGGTAAGGGCTGGAACGCCCTGTACTGGGATAATCACGATCAGCCCCGCGCGGTTTCCCGCTTTGGCGACGATCGCCCGGAGTTCCGGGAGGCATCCGCCAAGGCCCTGGCCACGGCGCTGTACCTCCAGCAGGGCACGCCGTACATTTATCAGGGCCAGGAACTGGGCATGACCAACGTGGAGTTCCCGAGCATAGAGGATTATCGTGACCTCGATAGCGTGAATTGGTACCGCACCGTGGTGGAGGAGCGCGGGGAACTCAGTGCCGAGGAGGCATTGGCCCGCGTGCACGCCCGGGGGCGGGATAACGCGCGCACGCCCATGCAGTGGAACGCGCAGCCGCAGGCGGGGTTCAGCGGGGAGGTTCCGCAGGTGCAGCCGTGGATCGCGGTGAATCCCCGGTACCCGGAGATCAACGCCGCAGCCCAGCAGGACGATCCGGCCTCGGTGCTGAATTACTATCGACGCCTCCTGCGCCTGCGCAAGGGCACCCTGCGCGAGGTGGTGCGCGAGGGATCCTATGAGCCCCTGGCAGCCGACGACCCCCGGGTGTACGCCTACCAGCGCGTGTGGGGAGGGAAACGGCTGGTGGTGGCGGTGAACTTCACCTCGCGGGAGGCGGCGTGCCCGCCCGAGGTACACGCCGCCCTGGGGGAGGATGAGGCGCTGCTGAGCAACTACGAGGAGGCCGCTACGACCTCTGCCCTGCGCCCCTGGGAGGCGCGGGTGGTGCTGCGCGAG
- a CDS encoding endonuclease/exonuclease/phosphatase family protein — translation MKVLSLNAHSWCESDQIAKIRDTARLIVDEGVDVVAVQEANQLQGGIPWRSERYGGPSALPVGADNYVQVLAEMCAHLGAEYRCYWAEAHQGFGKYDEGVGLLARADSVTETHPLVLADYPYTDVRRRVALAARIRGWGWVISGHFSWWEVEGQRLFEGEWGAIERFVREHPGERVCVAGDLNNPATVVGEGYSLIRERGWWDTRDLARRAEGHDTIAGKISGWEKARGGARIDYVLINQRVWVSEHRVVFTGEESPVVSDHYGVLAHVGEAEGE, via the coding sequence GTGAAAGTTCTGAGCCTCAACGCGCACAGTTGGTGCGAGTCGGATCAGATAGCCAAGATCAGGGATACCGCGCGGCTCATCGTGGATGAGGGAGTGGACGTGGTGGCGGTGCAGGAAGCCAATCAACTCCAAGGCGGGATACCCTGGCGCTCCGAGAGGTACGGTGGCCCGAGCGCCCTGCCGGTGGGAGCGGATAACTACGTGCAGGTATTAGCGGAGATGTGCGCGCACCTGGGCGCGGAGTACCGCTGCTATTGGGCGGAGGCTCACCAGGGATTTGGCAAATATGACGAGGGTGTGGGCCTGCTGGCACGGGCGGATTCCGTGACGGAGACGCACCCCCTGGTTCTGGCGGATTATCCCTATACTGACGTGCGCCGTCGGGTGGCACTGGCGGCGAGGATACGCGGCTGGGGCTGGGTGATCTCGGGGCATTTCTCCTGGTGGGAGGTGGAGGGCCAGCGGCTTTTTGAGGGGGAGTGGGGAGCGATCGAGCGCTTTGTGCGGGAGCACCCCGGTGAGCGGGTCTGCGTGGCGGGTGACCTGAATAATCCGGCCACCGTGGTCGGGGAGGGGTACAGCTTGATCCGGGAGCGTGGTTGGTGGGATACCCGCGATCTGGCGCGGCGAGCCGAGGGGCATGACACCATCGCAGGCAAGATCTCCGGCTGGGAGAAGGCACGGGGTGGTGCGCGGATTGATTATGTACTGATAAACCAGCGGGTGTGGGTATCCGAGCACCGGGTGGTGTTCACGGGGGAGGAATCGCCGGTGGTTTCGGATCATTATGGAGTGCTGGCCCACGTGGGCGAAGCGGAAGGAGAATAA
- a CDS encoding alpha-glucoside-specific PTS transporter subunit IIBC, producing MMEKVQRFGSAMLAPVLLFAVAGLAVALAIIAQNQQLMGDLAAPGTWWSNFWKVWESGAWTVFNQMELLFVLGLPIALAKMANARAVLEAALLYLTFNYFVAGFLEVFGSSFGIDYAAEPGGNSGLKMIAGIKTLDTGILGAIFISAVAVWIHNRYFEKKLPEFLGIFQGSQFVYIVGLFLMMPLALIVCFVWPQVQLGISSLQGILMTSGSIGVGLYTFLERILIPTGLHHFVYSPFVFGPAVVPEGSQAHWVNNLTTYAESSAPLNEQFPGGGFALHGNPKVFAPLGIAAAFYTTAKPEKRKATLALLIPVVLTAMLTGITEPLEFTFLFVAPLLFTVHAVLSGLMTAIMYQLGLAGNMGGGLIDFIAQNWVPLWAQHHATYIMQIGVGLCFTVIYFVLFRFLILKLNLKTPGREDAKDVKLYSKQEYREAKKASTNDASPAAPTAEASAEEAPEASVAIAEPTDPYIQRATVFLVLLGGAENITSVNNCATRLRVSVAEPEKVASADEFQEAGALGLVNKGTAIQVIVGMDVPQVRDKFENLMGASS from the coding sequence ATGATGGAAAAAGTGCAGAGGTTCGGCAGCGCCATGCTCGCCCCGGTGCTGCTCTTCGCCGTGGCCGGCCTGGCCGTAGCCCTGGCCATCATCGCGCAAAACCAGCAACTCATGGGGGACTTGGCGGCCCCCGGAACCTGGTGGAGCAACTTCTGGAAGGTCTGGGAATCCGGCGCATGGACCGTGTTCAACCAGATGGAACTGCTCTTTGTGCTGGGTCTACCCATCGCCCTGGCCAAGATGGCCAATGCCCGCGCGGTCCTCGAGGCCGCGCTGCTCTACCTCACGTTCAATTACTTCGTGGCGGGCTTCCTGGAGGTCTTTGGTTCCTCCTTTGGCATTGATTACGCCGCCGAGCCCGGTGGCAATTCCGGGCTAAAGATGATCGCGGGGATCAAGACCCTGGACACCGGTATTCTGGGCGCCATCTTCATCTCCGCCGTGGCCGTGTGGATTCATAACCGCTACTTTGAAAAGAAACTCCCGGAGTTCCTAGGTATCTTCCAAGGTAGCCAATTCGTGTACATCGTGGGCCTCTTCCTCATGATGCCCCTGGCGCTGATCGTGTGCTTCGTGTGGCCCCAGGTGCAACTGGGTATTTCCTCCCTCCAGGGCATTTTGATGACCTCCGGTTCCATCGGAGTGGGGCTTTATACGTTCCTGGAGCGTATTCTCATTCCCACCGGCCTGCACCACTTTGTGTACTCGCCCTTTGTGTTCGGCCCCGCCGTGGTGCCGGAAGGAAGCCAGGCACACTGGGTCAATAACCTCACCACGTACGCGGAATCCAGCGCCCCGCTCAACGAGCAATTCCCCGGAGGCGGCTTTGCCCTACACGGCAACCCCAAGGTCTTTGCTCCCCTGGGAATCGCCGCCGCCTTTTACACCACCGCCAAGCCGGAAAAGCGCAAGGCCACCCTGGCACTCCTTATCCCCGTGGTGCTCACCGCCATGCTCACCGGCATTACCGAACCCCTGGAGTTCACCTTCCTCTTCGTGGCCCCGCTACTGTTCACGGTGCATGCCGTGCTCTCCGGCCTGATGACGGCCATCATGTACCAACTCGGCCTAGCCGGAAACATGGGCGGCGGGCTCATCGACTTCATCGCCCAAAACTGGGTGCCGCTGTGGGCGCAGCACCACGCCACCTACATCATGCAGATCGGCGTGGGCCTGTGCTTTACCGTGATCTACTTTGTGCTCTTCCGCTTCCTCATTCTCAAACTCAACCTGAAAACCCCCGGCCGCGAGGACGCCAAGGACGTCAAACTGTACTCCAAGCAGGAATACCGGGAAGCCAAAAAGGCTTCTACTAACGACGCCTCCCCTGCCGCACCGACGGCGGAGGCCAGCGCCGAGGAGGCCCCGGAGGCGTCGGTAGCCATCGCGGAGCCTACCGACCCCTATATCCAGCGCGCCACCGTTTTCCTCGTGCTCCTCGGCGGGGCGGAGAACATCACCTCCGTGAACAACTGTGCCACCCGCCTGCGCGTCTCCGTAGCCGAGCCGGAGAAGGTAGCCAGCGCCGATGAGTTCCAGGAGGCGGGCGCGCTAGGCCTGGTGAATAAGGGCACCGCGATCCAGGTGATCGTGGGCATGGACGTGCCCCAGGTGCGCGATAAGTTTGAAAACCTCATGGGGGCTTCCTCTTAA